A window of the Miscanthus floridulus cultivar M001 chromosome 14, ASM1932011v1, whole genome shotgun sequence genome harbors these coding sequences:
- the LOC136502954 gene encoding E3 ubiquitin-protein ligase RSL1-like — translation MAPPPAPSPACALPSGGPPTGLGLGSPDQGAEIRAQQTGGDDLAALHEQVALASSAAISASDLDLAFQLQVAEAIQASLRLPNAAASSSSSQAAPVLPVPESSSDAAYAFAVQAADLARAEQDRRDAEACRAAQDRAAASARIAAHDALFARDLAAIPEEQWAHDGDYFERPVDSSPRPLFRVFSKGMPSRDVVGPRDRDPSIAVLAVAVCRTQGGVVLRIQKPVERFVDGRMIVEVMALMEGLDAALGLGIRSVTVVTGYRPLYNHMLGIWRPSGKKLADMMNQVLSVRRKFDQCEVSLVEPNQVSYVVKLATDSLTVQIAKALAANVSKEKRENCAICLEDTDITKIHAVEGCTHRFCFSCMKEHVKVKLH, via the exons ATGGCACcgccgccggccccctcgccggcgtgcgcgctccccagcgg gggcccaccaaccggattagggttgggctcccccgatcagggagccgAGATAAGGGCCCAACAGACCGGCGGCGACGACCTAGCCGCACTCCACGAGCAGGTCGCCCTCGCATCCTCCGCCGCCATCTCCGCCTCCGACCTCGACCTCGCCTTCCAGCTCCAGGTCGCCGAGGCCATCCAAGCCTCGCTCCGCTTGCCCAATGCCGCCGCCTCGTCATCGTCGTCGCAGGCCGCCCCCGTCCTCCCCGTCCCCGAGTCCTCCTCCGACGCCGCCTACGCCTTCGCGGTCCAGGCCGCCGACCTCGCGCGCGCCGAGCAGGACCGCCGCGACGCCGAGGCCTGCCGCGCCGCCCAGGACCGGGCCGCCGCCTCCGCTCGCATCGCCGCGCACGACGCCCTCTTCGCTCGCGACCTCGCCGCCATCCCCGAGGAACAATGGGCCCACGACGGCGACTACTTCGAGCGCCCCGTCGACTCCTCGCCCCGCCCGCTGTTCCGCGTCTTCTCCAAGGGTATGCCGAGCAGGGACGTCGTGGGCCCGCGGGACCGGGACCCCAGCATCGCCGTGCTCGCGGTGGCTGTCTGCAGGACGCAGGGGGGAGTGGTGCTCAGGATACAGAAGCCGGTGGAGCGCTTTGTGGACGGCCGCATGATTGTGGAGGTGATGGCGCTGATGGAGGGCCTCGACGCCGCCCTGGGGTTGGGCATCCGCAGTGTCACCGTCGTCACTGGTTACCGCCCGCTCTACAACCAT ATGCTTGGCATTTGGCGCCCATCAGGGAAGAAGCTGGCAGATATGATGAATCAGGTTCTGTCAGTCCGAAGGAAGTTTGATCAATGTGAAGTCTCACTTGTTGAGCCAAACCAAGTCAGCTATGTCGTAAAATTAGCAACAGATTCACTAACTGTTCAGATTGCCAAAGCTCTTGCTGCCAATGTTAGCAAGGAGAAAAGAGAGAACTGCGCCATCTGCTTGGAAGACACTGACATTACCAAAATCCATGCGGTTGAAGGTTGCACACATCGCTTCTGCTTCTCGTGCATGAAGGAGCATGTGAAAGTTAAGCTCCACTGA